A single Rhopalosiphum padi isolate XX-2018 chromosome 4, ASM2088224v1, whole genome shotgun sequence DNA region contains:
- the LOC132929096 gene encoding threonine aspartase 1 isoform X2, giving the protein MVLEDSPLTNAGYGSNLTWNGAVECDASIIDGSNMHYGGVGAVSGIKNPISLAKLICENQNLKMSFGRIPPCLLVGIGAHEYAIANNIVAVDPSNLISEKSKKDFVHNKYKVINQKYSNCQAGNPRLDTVGCVGMDKFGNVAASSSSGGILLKQDGRIGQAALLGSGCWAQMSDDVAMAITTSGCGEYLIKTNLAKEMSRHLFTSSCPTIAITKCFNEDFLHSPILKNYNEKLAGALVLYKNKDCCEILSAHTTKSMCIAYATENDRKSFVSRLMANTLPGTSVMVQGYPL; this is encoded by the exons ATGGTTTTAGAAGATTCTCCACTAACTAATGCTGGTTATGGATCTAATTTAACATGGAATGGTGCTGTAGAATGCGATGCAAGTATTATAGATGGATCAAATATGCATTATGGAGGTGTTGGTGCTGTTTCTGGTATAAAAAATCCAATATCTCTTGCCAAACTCATTTGTGaaaatcaaaatctaaaaatgtcatTTGGAAGAATTCCTCCATG tttgcTTGTTGGTATTGGAGCTCATGAATATGCAATAGCAAACAATATTGTAGCTGTTGACCCATCCAATTTAATTTCAG aaaaatcaaaaaaagacTTTgttcacaataaatataaagttataaatcaaAAGTACAGTAATTGTcaa gcTGGAAACCCTAGATTAGATACTGTAGGTTGTGTTGGAATGGACAAGTTTGGAAATGTTGCTGCATCATCTTCTAGTGgtggtattttattaaaacaagatGGTCGTATTGGAcaa GCTGCTTTATTAGGATCAGGTTGTTGGGCCCAAATGTCTGATGATGTTGCAATGGCAATAACAACATCTGGCTGCGGTGAATATCTTATTAAGACAAACTTAGCTAAAGAAATGTCAAGACATCTTTTTACTTCTTCTTGTCCTACAATAGCAATTactaaatgttttaatgaagattttttac attcaccaatattaaaaaattataatgaaaaactaGCAGGTGCActggtattatataaaaataaagactgCTGTGAAATTTTGAGTGCACACACTACAAAATCAATGTGTATTGCTTATGCTACAGAAAATGACAGAAaa agTTTTGTGAGTCGTTTAATGGCAAATACTTTACCAGGAACAAGTGTTATGGTACAAGGGTATCCTTTGTAA
- the LOC132929096 gene encoding threonine aspartase 1 isoform X1: MSSMECVIAVHAGAGYQKITKEANYKKICMKACKKGLEVLKNNGSALDAVALATMVLEDSPLTNAGYGSNLTWNGAVECDASIIDGSNMHYGGVGAVSGIKNPISLAKLICENQNLKMSFGRIPPCLLVGIGAHEYAIANNIVAVDPSNLISEKSKKDFVHNKYKVINQKYSNCQAGNPRLDTVGCVGMDKFGNVAASSSSGGILLKQDGRIGQAALLGSGCWAQMSDDVAMAITTSGCGEYLIKTNLAKEMSRHLFTSSCPTIAITKCFNEDFLHSPILKNYNEKLAGALVLYKNKDCCEILSAHTTKSMCIAYATENDRKSFVSRLMANTLPGTSVMVQGYPL, from the exons ATGAGTAGCATGGAATGTGTAATTGCTGTTCATGCAG gtgCTGGATACCAAAAGATAACCAAAGAagccaattataaaaaaatatgtatgaaagCTTGTAAAAAA ggATTGgaagtactaaaaaataatggaTCAGCTCTAGATGCAGTTGCATTAGCCACTATGGTTTTAGAAGATTCTCCACTAACTAATGCTGGTTATGGATCTAATTTAACATGGAATGGTGCTGTAGAATGCGATGCAAGTATTATAGATGGATCAAATATGCATTATGGAGGTGTTGGTGCTGTTTCTGGTATAAAAAATCCAATATCTCTTGCCAAACTCATTTGTGaaaatcaaaatctaaaaatgtcatTTGGAAGAATTCCTCCATG tttgcTTGTTGGTATTGGAGCTCATGAATATGCAATAGCAAACAATATTGTAGCTGTTGACCCATCCAATTTAATTTCAG aaaaatcaaaaaaagacTTTgttcacaataaatataaagttataaatcaaAAGTACAGTAATTGTcaa gcTGGAAACCCTAGATTAGATACTGTAGGTTGTGTTGGAATGGACAAGTTTGGAAATGTTGCTGCATCATCTTCTAGTGgtggtattttattaaaacaagatGGTCGTATTGGAcaa GCTGCTTTATTAGGATCAGGTTGTTGGGCCCAAATGTCTGATGATGTTGCAATGGCAATAACAACATCTGGCTGCGGTGAATATCTTATTAAGACAAACTTAGCTAAAGAAATGTCAAGACATCTTTTTACTTCTTCTTGTCCTACAATAGCAATTactaaatgttttaatgaagattttttac attcaccaatattaaaaaattataatgaaaaactaGCAGGTGCActggtattatataaaaataaagactgCTGTGAAATTTTGAGTGCACACACTACAAAATCAATGTGTATTGCTTATGCTACAGAAAATGACAGAAaa agTTTTGTGAGTCGTTTAATGGCAAATACTTTACCAGGAACAAGTGTTATGGTACAAGGGTATCCTTTGTAA